From the Amblyraja radiata isolate CabotCenter1 chromosome 14, sAmbRad1.1.pri, whole genome shotgun sequence genome, one window contains:
- the jagn1 gene encoding protein jagunal homolog 1 produces the protein MASRAGPRATGTDGSDFRHREKVASHYQMSVTLKYEIKKLIIAHLVIWTLLTLQVIVSHLKLVSHDLIAMPYQWEYPYLLSIIPSIFGFVSFPRNNISYLVLSMISAGLFSIAPIIYGSMEMFPMAQQLYRHGKAYRFIFGFSAVSVMYLVLVIAVQVHGWQIYYSKKLLDSWFTSTQEKKKK, from the exons ATGGCATCGCGTGCTGGTCCCCGTGCAACAGGAACAGATGGTAGTGACTTCCGCCATAGAGAGAAAGTAGCTTCACACTATCAGATGAG tGTAACTCTGAAGTATGAGATCAAGAAGCTGATAATTGCACATTTAGTAATCTGGACACTACTCACTCTGCAGGTTATTGTCAGCCATTTGAAGTTGGTGTCACATGACCTGATAGCTATGCCATACCAGTGGGAATACCCATATCTGCTGAGCATTATACCATCCATCTTTGGTTTTGTATCGTTCCCTCGTAACAATATAAGTTACCTTGTGCTTTCTATGATTAGCGCAGGCCTCTTCTCCATTGCCCCGATCATTTATGGTAGCATGGAGATGTTCCCCATGGCACAGCAGCTATACCGGCATGGAAAGGCCTACCGATTCATCTTTGGCTTTTCTGCTGTATCTGTGATGTACTTGGTCTTGGTTATTGCAGTGCAAGTGCATGGCTGGCAGATTTATTACAGCAAAAAACTACTGGACTCTTGGTTTACTTCCACACAGGAAAAGAAGAAGAAATAG